Proteins found in one Quercus robur chromosome 2, dhQueRobu3.1, whole genome shotgun sequence genomic segment:
- the LOC126713984 gene encoding proline dehydrogenase 2, mitochondrial-like, producing MAARVFPPKKLLKSFGNCYFFSRPFNSSSSSPSSSSISINHSTEKLESIIQKQPPPPPPPTNTDTSLNLHDVEKLFSSVPTTKLLRASANLHFAAMESMVDFGMWVMKSKLMDIEVFRDIVLGVVKHTFYEHFCGGEDALATGDTVRRLHRGGDGLRVMLDYSVECVSDNQSCDRNLEAFLHTVEIAKSLPPSSVSFVIVKISAICPMNLLGRVSDLLRWQHKNPSFNLPWKLDTLPILSSISPTYHTLHRPEPLTLDEEHDLQLAHQRLLKICQKCLEANVPLTIDAEHTPVQPAIDYFTYSSAIMYNRDDNIIMYGTIQAYLKDAKERLLLVTKAVEKMGVPMGFKLVRGAYMSYERKLASSLGFESPIHNSIQETHACYNDCASFMLDKIANGPGALVLATHNVESGEKAVAKAHDLGVKKVNQKLEFAQLYGMSEALSFGLRNAGFQVSKYMPFGSMEIVIPYLLRRAEENRGPLSALTLDRQLIRKELKRRLKATVF from the exons ATGGCAGCCCGTGTATTCCCTCCGAAGAAACTCCTAAAAAGCTTTGGCAACTGTTACTTCTTCTCTAGGCCTTtcaactcttcttcttcctctccctcttcctcttccaTCTCCATCAACCACAGCACAGAAAAGCTAGAATCCATTATCCaaaaacaaccaccaccaccaccaccacccacaaacACAGACACTTCTCTCAACCTCCATGATGTTGAGAAGCTATTCTCATCCGTACCAACCACCAAGCTCCTACGAGCCTCAGCCAACCTTCACTTTGCAGCCATGGAGTCTATGGTGGATTTTGGGATGTGGGTCATGAAGTCCAAGCTCATGGACATAGAGGTTTTCAGAGATATCGTGTTGGGTGTTGTGAAGCACACGTTTTATGAGCATTTTTGTGGTGGAGAGGATGCTTTGGCCACCGGAGACACCGTGCGGAGGCTACACCGAGGTGGCGATGGGCTCAGAGTCATGCTTGATTATTCTGTGGAATGTGTCAGTGACAACCAGTCTTGTGATCGGAACTTGGAGGCTTTCCTTCACACTGTTGAGATAGCCAAGTCTCTTCCACCATCTTCT GTGAGTTTTGTTATTGTGAAAATATCTGCTATTTGCCCCATGAATTTGCTTGGACGGGTTAGTGACTTGTTAAGATGGCAACACAAGAACCCTTCTTTCAATTTGCCATGGAAGTTGGATACCCTCCCAATTTTGTCTAGTATAAGCCCTACGTATCACACCCTCCATAGGCCAGAACCATTAACATTAGATGAAGAACATGATCTCCAACTAGCACACCAGAGACTattaaaaatatgccaaaaATGTTTGGAAGCCAATGTCCCTTTGACGATTGATGCAGAGCATACACCAGTTCAACCTGCCATTGATTACTTTACCTACTCTTCTGCAATTATGTACAACAGAGATGATAACATAATCATGTATGGGACAATTCAAGCTTACTTGAAAGATGCAAAAGAAAGATTGTTGTTAGTAACAAAGGCTGTAGAAAAAATGGGAGTTCCAATGGGGTTCAAACTGGTGAGAGGAGCTTATATGTCATATGAAAGAAAACTAGCTTCATCCTTAGGCTTTGAGTCTCCTATCCACAATAGCATACAAGAAACTCATGCATGCTACAATGACTGTGCTTCTTTCATGCTCGATAAGATTGCCAATGGTCCTGGTGCACTTGTTCTTGCAACTCATAATGTCGAATCAG GGGAAAAAGCAGTGGCAAAAGCACACGATTTAGGTGTTAAAAAGGTAAACCAAAAGCTGGAATTTGCACAACTATATGGAATGTCAGAAGCCCTTTCCTTTGGTTTGAGGAATGCAGGATTTCAAGTTAGTAAGTATATGCCATTTGGCTCCATGGAGATAGTTATACCATACCTTCTGAGGAGAGCTGAAGAGAATAGAGGGCCGTTATCTGCTTTAACCCTTGATAGGCAACTAATAAG AAAAGAATTGAAGAGAAGATTAAAGGCTACAGTTTTTTAA
- the LOC126713985 gene encoding probable inactive ATP-dependent zinc metalloprotease FTSHI 3, chloroplastic — MACFPVVYNTGFLISQEKLGVHCGKTKSLVRYRGFCCSSFVLPSLGFSICCKSLHGLSWNSKLSSIINGKSGLGFYNCCKSQRGLLSCNNGIVPLRSGNTGDKQTHLGERENGYLRFRREFSLRLRPRLRLLRIRLKKVLISSMLNEVKTFLRKNLRRVALLSISIALGLCYLLVKLTALPAPTIVPYSNLILSLQNGSVTKVLLEEGSRRIFYNTDLQSVASTQTSNEESPVINVATENEADKVATDDGSKTGKALNLSILKKFSRTRASKPEWQYSTRKIDHDEKFLLSLMREKGITYSSAPQSVLALMRRTLITIISLWIPLIPLMWLLYRQLSAANSPARKRQPNNQMVGFDDVEGVDAAKVELMEIVSCLQGAVNYGKLGAKLPRGVLLVGPPGTGKTLLARAVAGEAGVPFFTVSASEFVEMFVGRGAARIRDLFNVARKCAPSIIFIDELDAVGGKRGRSFNDERDQTLNQLLTEMDGFESDMKVVVIAATNRPEALDPALCRPGRFSRKVLVGEPDDEGRKKILAVHLRGVPLEEDVHLICDLVASLTPGFVGADLANIVNEAALLAARRGSETVTREDIMEAIERAKFGINDKQLRPGTLSKELGKLFPWMPALVGRNDTRQNGLQGPLGYQTLS, encoded by the exons ATGGCTTGTTTTCCTGTTGTTTACAATACTGGGTTTCTCATTTCTCAAGAGAAATTGGGAGTTCATTGTGGAAAAACCAAGTCTTTGGTTAGGTATAGAGGTTTTTGTTGTAGTTCATTTGTATTGCCCTCTCTGGGGTTCTCTATATGTTGCAAATCTCTACATGGGTTGTCCTGGAACAGTAAGCTTAGTTCAATAATTAATGGGAAAAGTGGATTGGGGTTTTATAATTGTTGTAAATCTCAACGTGGGTTGTTGTCTTGTAACAATGGAATTGTGCCACTTAGGAGTGGAAACACTGGAGATAAACAGACCCACTTGGGTGAAAGAGAGAATGGGTATTTAAGATTTAGAAGGGAGTTTTCATTAAGATTACGCCCGAGGTTAAGGTTATTACGTATAagacttaaaaaagttttgattaGCTCAATGTTGAATGAAGTTAAAACATTTTTGCGGAAGAATTTGAGACGAGTGGCTCTTTTATCAATTTCTATTGCATTGGGGTTGTGCTATTTGTTAGTGAAATTAACGGCATTGCCGGCTCCAACAATTGTTCCATATTCCAACTTGATATTGAGCCTTCAAAATGGATCTGTTACGAAGGTTTTACTTGAAGAGGGATCTCGTCGTATATTTTACAATACTGACTTGCAAAGTGTTGCGAGTACTCAAACATCAAATGAGGAATCACCAGTAATAAATGTTGCAACTGAGAATGAAGCTGATAAGGTTGCAACAGATGATGGTTCAAAAACTGGCAAAGCACTGAATTTGAGCATATTGAAAAAATTCTCTAGAACTCGAGCTTCTAAGCCTGAGTGGCAGTATTCAACGAGAAAAATTGATCATGATGAGAAGTTTCTCCTTAGTTTGATGAGAGAGAAGGGAATTACATATAGCTCGGCCCCTCAATCAGTGTTGGCGTTGATGAGGAGGACTTTGATAACTATTATATCTTTATGGATTCCTCTGATTCCTTTGATGTGGCTTCTTTATCGGCAACTCTCTGCTGCGAATAGCCCAGCAAGAAAGCGGCAACCAAATAATCAGATGGTTGGGTTTGATGATGTGGAGGGTGTTGATGCTGCCAAGGTGGAGCTTATGGAG ATAGTTTCATGCCTGCAAGGAGCTGTTAACTATGGAAAGCTAGGAGCAAAATTACCTAGAGGTGTATTGCTTGTGGGCCCTCCTGGAACAGGAAAAACATTACTGGCCCGTGCAGTGGCTGGAGAAGCTGGAGTGCCATTTTTCACTGTTTCTGCAAGTGAGTTTGTGGAAATGTTTGTTGGAAGAGGAGCAGCTCGCATACGAGACCTTTTTAATGTGGCAAGGAAGTGTGCTCCTTCAATCATATTCATTGATGAACTTGATGCAGTTGGGGGCAAGCGCGGTAGAAGTTTTAATGATGAACGTGACCAAACACTAAACCAG TTGCTGACAGAAATGGATGGATTTGAGTCAGACATGAAAGTAGTTGTTATTGCAGCCACTAATAGGCCTGAAGCATTGGATCCAGCTCTCTGTAGGCCTGGTCGCTTCTCAAGAAAAGTACTTGTAGGAGAACCAGATGATGAAGGAAGGAAAAAGATATTGGCTGTACATTTGAGAGGAGTTCCTCTAGAGGAAGACGTACATCTTATCTGTGATCTAGTTGCTTCCCTGACTCCAGGTTTTGTAGGTGCTGATCTTGCCAACATTGTCAATGAAGCTGCATTACTTGCTGCTCGTAGAG GCAGTGAAACTGTGACAAGGGAAGATATAATGGAGGCTATTGAAAGAGCAAAATTTGGAATCAATGATAAGCAGCTGAGGCCCGGTACACTAAGCAAGGAACTTGGCAAACTGTTCCCCTGGATGCCTGCTCTGGTGGGAAGGAATGACACCCGACAGAATGGACTGCAAGGTCCTCTAGGCTATCAAACTCTTAGCTAA